The Providencia sp. PROV188 genome includes a region encoding these proteins:
- a CDS encoding MerR family transcriptional regulator: MKTLSISQVSELTGLTSATIRFYEIKGLIQPIGRKGLTRLYAPEVLTHLSLIILAKQAQFSLDEIANMLNRMPEKGIERPILREKIDEIDQKIQELQKLKQGLQHIEQCPSENHLQCPKFQKILSVSLKQNIAKLTKNIA; this comes from the coding sequence ATGAAAACACTCTCTATCAGCCAAGTATCCGAACTTACGGGTCTTACCTCTGCAACTATTCGTTTCTATGAAATCAAAGGGTTGATTCAACCTATTGGCCGAAAAGGTTTAACTCGGCTATATGCCCCTGAAGTTCTCACTCATCTTTCACTCATTATTCTTGCTAAACAAGCTCAGTTTTCACTGGATGAAATAGCAAACATGCTAAATCGTATGCCAGAAAAAGGAATTGAACGCCCTATTTTGCGGGAAAAAATAGATGAGATTGACCAAAAAATCCAAGAGTTGCAGAAACTTAAGCAAGGGTTACAACATATTGAACAATGTCCGTCGGAAAATCACTTGCAATGCCCTAAATTTCAGAAAATTTTATCTGTAAGCTTAAAACAAAATATCGCAAAACTGACCAAAAACATCGCTTGA
- a CDS encoding quinone oxidoreductase family protein — MKAAVIHQFGGPEEIKYEDLNMPLAGLGEVLVKTLAIGTNRLDHYVRLGEISPDITFPHVLGSDAVGQVINWGEDVTGFNVGDRVISMPGYPLDPSEAHIRPVTVASSYAIPGVHTQGTYAEYIVVPAQWLLIDNTDLPVEQIAALPVPLLIAIRSVEIVGEVKAGDTVLVQAGASSTGLMSIQVAKALGARVVTTVQNSNSVETVKEFGADFIINTSEQDFVSAIQKWTEGKGVDVAIDNLGGDILQKTINVVRPEGIIVSMGFMAGTQATIDVRNFFFTQKQLRGTLVGDIEDFSRWLPAIKKGLIRPLIDSTLPLSQAAYAHERIANNQARGAIILIP; from the coding sequence ATGAAAGCTGCAGTCATTCATCAATTTGGTGGCCCTGAAGAAATAAAATATGAAGATCTGAATATGCCTCTAGCGGGTCTAGGTGAAGTCCTCGTTAAAACACTGGCAATTGGCACTAACCGACTTGACCACTATGTTCGTTTAGGTGAAATTTCACCCGATATCACCTTTCCCCATGTTTTAGGTTCCGATGCGGTAGGTCAGGTTATAAATTGGGGCGAAGACGTCACTGGATTTAATGTCGGTGACCGCGTGATCTCAATGCCAGGTTATCCATTGGATCCGTCAGAAGCACATATTCGCCCAGTGACAGTTGCCAGTAGTTACGCTATTCCCGGGGTTCACACTCAGGGAACCTATGCTGAATATATTGTCGTACCTGCGCAGTGGCTATTGATTGATAATACGGACTTACCCGTTGAGCAAATCGCTGCACTTCCGGTGCCACTACTTATTGCTATTCGTTCTGTGGAAATTGTTGGTGAAGTTAAAGCCGGAGATACCGTTCTGGTGCAGGCGGGTGCGTCAAGTACAGGGTTGATGAGCATTCAGGTGGCGAAAGCGCTTGGGGCGCGCGTGGTCACAACGGTACAGAATTCAAACTCGGTTGAAACAGTCAAAGAATTTGGCGCCGATTTTATTATTAACACCTCTGAACAGGATTTTGTTTCTGCCATCCAAAAATGGACTGAAGGAAAAGGTGTTGACGTTGCAATTGATAACTTAGGTGGCGACATTCTTCAAAAAACAATCAACGTAGTGCGCCCAGAAGGCATTATTGTCTCAATGGGTTTTATGGCAGGTACGCAAGCGACAATCGATGTTCGTAATTTTTTCTTCACTCAAAAACAGCTACGAGGAACATTGGTTGGCGATATAGAAGATTTTTCAAGATGGCTTCCTGCTATTAAAAAAGGGCTAATCAGACCATTGATTGACAGTACGTTGCCGTTATCTCAGGCAGCTTATGCTCATGAGCGAATTGCAAACAACCAGGCACGTGGCGCAATTATACTTATTCCTTAA
- the bla gene encoding class A beta-lactamase: MTLRFKTFAAFILSMPLVSSAFALTLQDQVKQYEKEGWKVGLSIIFPDDKTISINGNQRFPLDSTVKSIACANVLAKVDAKKLSLNHSMIVTEKNIVTYSPVAKDYMNKPFTLEQACKAANEYSDNTAANFAIFSGGGPEALTAFMRAIGDTVTRSDRYEPELTVNPEGDLRDTTTPDAMSKSIKKILTGEVLSHSSKEQLKEWMVNNKVADNMLRASLPKGWKIADRSGASDYGVRGITSMVWSNNHDPVFISIYVRKADTSLDERSEVIRILGSHIFDEYLSH, translated from the coding sequence ATGACTTTACGATTTAAAACATTTGCCGCATTCATTTTAAGCATGCCTCTTGTATCCTCTGCATTTGCTTTGACTTTACAGGATCAAGTTAAGCAATACGAAAAAGAGGGTTGGAAGGTTGGTTTGTCAATTATATTCCCAGATGATAAAACGATTTCTATAAATGGAAATCAACGTTTTCCTTTAGATAGTACAGTTAAATCAATTGCTTGTGCCAATGTTCTGGCAAAGGTTGATGCAAAGAAACTTTCATTAAATCATTCGATGATAGTGACTGAAAAAAATATTGTGACATATTCACCAGTTGCTAAAGATTATATGAATAAGCCATTTACGCTTGAACAAGCTTGCAAAGCGGCCAATGAATACAGTGATAATACTGCCGCTAATTTTGCTATTTTTTCGGGTGGGGGACCAGAAGCTCTGACGGCATTTATGAGAGCAATAGGAGATACGGTTACTCGTTCTGACCGATATGAGCCAGAATTGACAGTCAATCCTGAGGGTGATTTGCGAGACACAACGACTCCTGATGCAATGAGCAAGAGTATTAAGAAAATTTTGACTGGCGAAGTTCTTAGTCATTCATCAAAAGAACAATTGAAAGAATGGATGGTCAATAATAAAGTCGCTGATAATATGCTTAGAGCTTCACTTCCTAAAGGATGGAAAATCGCAGATAGATCAGGTGCAAGTGACTATGGTGTCAGAGGGATAACGTCGATGGTCTGGTCAAATAATCATGATCCTGTTTTCATCAGCATCTATGTAAGAAAAGCGGATACTTCTTTGGATGAACGCTCAGAAGTGATTCGTATTTTAGGTTCTCATATATTTGACGAATACCTTAGTCACTAA
- a CDS encoding LysR substrate-binding domain-containing protein, whose amino-acid sequence MRFDMVDLRLFVNTHKAGSITAGANLSNLSLQSASERIRGMESELGVLLLTRSSSGIKLTNAGLALLNHANQVLLQIDHMRSELRQYSQGLRGYIDLLCNSSAQAGFLPQKLADYLQKYPKISVGIREMPSEKIINSLNNQMANLGIVANPSSLYDLEFKFLCDDHLVIFAPPSNGFNDHGISSLNQIGNRDFIGLSQGNALQDYIDHHALSEGVSFNYRMRLATMDAVMQLVSEGLGYAILPRQVISRFIGIYPGNITPLSDEWAKRKLYICARRFDELPSYMDEFVKFLLE is encoded by the coding sequence ATGCGTTTTGATATGGTTGATTTACGTTTATTTGTAAATACCCACAAGGCCGGGAGTATTACAGCAGGGGCCAATTTATCTAATTTAAGTTTGCAATCAGCCAGTGAACGTATTCGGGGCATGGAAAGTGAACTTGGTGTTTTATTATTGACGCGCTCTTCGTCGGGAATAAAGCTGACAAATGCCGGATTGGCATTATTGAATCACGCGAATCAAGTGCTCTTGCAAATCGACCATATGCGTAGTGAATTGCGTCAATACAGCCAAGGTTTACGGGGGTATATTGACCTGTTATGCAACTCTTCGGCACAAGCTGGTTTTCTTCCCCAAAAATTAGCGGACTATCTACAGAAATATCCTAAGATTAGCGTTGGGATCCGTGAAATGCCGAGTGAGAAAATCATCAATAGCCTTAATAATCAAATGGCAAATTTAGGCATTGTTGCAAATCCATCGTCATTATATGACTTAGAATTTAAATTTTTATGTGATGACCATTTAGTTATTTTCGCACCACCATCCAATGGTTTTAATGATCACGGCATTTCTTCATTAAACCAAATTGGAAACCGTGATTTTATTGGGCTTTCTCAAGGTAATGCATTACAGGATTATATTGACCATCATGCACTAAGCGAAGGAGTTTCATTTAATTACCGAATGCGTTTAGCAACAATGGACGCAGTGATGCAATTGGTGAGTGAAGGGCTTGGCTATGCCATTTTACCGAGACAAGTCATATCACGCTTTATCGGAATATATCCAGGAAATATCACTCCTTTATCTGATGAATGGGCAAAGCGCAAATTATACATTTGCGCCCGAAGGTTTGATGAATTACCGAGTTATATGGATGAGTTTGTTAAGTTCTTACTTGAATAA
- the ydfG gene encoding bifunctional NADP-dependent 3-hydroxy acid dehydrogenase/3-hydroxypropionate dehydrogenase YdfG: MIILVTGATSGFGEAIARKFIQHNFTVIGTGRRTERLNALHQELGDKFYPLTLDVQDRKAIQHAVANLPSHLKNIDLLVNNAGLALGLEPAFNANPDDWETMINTNTKGLVNMTYEVLQGMVEKNHGHIINIGSTAASWPYKGGNVYGATKAFVKQFSLGLRADLVGKKIRVTDIEPGLVGGTEFSNVRFKGDDEKVTNTYKGADALTAEDIAETVYWVATLPAHMNVNTLELMPVCQTFAGLTVHKQ; the protein is encoded by the coding sequence ATGATTATTCTAGTAACCGGCGCAACATCAGGATTTGGTGAAGCTATTGCTCGCAAATTTATTCAGCATAACTTCACTGTGATTGGAACAGGACGTAGAACTGAAAGATTAAATGCATTACACCAAGAATTGGGTGACAAATTTTATCCATTAACTCTGGATGTACAAGACCGAAAAGCCATTCAACACGCTGTAGCTAATTTGCCCTCCCACTTAAAAAATATCGACCTTTTAGTGAATAATGCGGGGCTTGCTTTAGGTTTAGAGCCTGCATTTAATGCTAATCCGGATGACTGGGAAACCATGATCAACACAAATACCAAAGGCTTAGTCAATATGACTTATGAAGTGCTGCAAGGTATGGTGGAAAAAAATCACGGGCACATTATCAATATTGGCTCTACCGCGGCATCTTGGCCATATAAAGGTGGCAACGTTTACGGTGCAACCAAGGCATTTGTAAAACAATTTTCCTTAGGATTACGTGCAGATTTAGTGGGCAAAAAAATCCGTGTGACCGATATTGAGCCAGGGTTAGTCGGTGGAACTGAGTTTTCAAATGTCCGCTTTAAAGGTGATGATGAAAAAGTCACGAACACCTATAAAGGCGCGGATGCCCTCACTGCTGAAGATATTGCGGAAACTGTTTACTGGGTGGCAACACTTCCGGCTCATATGAACGTTAATACACTGGAATTAATGCCGGTGTGCCAAACATTTGCTGGCTTAACCGTACATAAACAATAA
- a CDS encoding ribosomal protein uL16 3-hydroxylase, which yields MANKLNLNWPEFLEKYWQKKPVVLKNAFPGFVDPITPDELAGLAMEPEVDSRLVSFIDDKWEASHGPFEDYSELGEKGWSLLVQAVNHWHMPAAELVKPFRVLPEWRLDDLMISYSVPGGGVGPHIDNYDVFIIQGMGRRRWRVGDALSMRQFCAHPALLHVDPFEPIIDVEMAAGDILYIPPGFPHDGFTFEDTMNYSVGFRGPTGRDLLSSFADYALEQDLGGINYGDPDLKVSKNAGTMEPHEVERLRAMMIEMINKPGDFEQWLGRFATTPRHELDIAPAEPPYQPEEVLSALNAGEKLIRLSGLRVMRIGDHFFVNSDGWNTTEIKGADALCQLTEIGINELDEALDNPIFVAELTEFINQGYWYFEE from the coding sequence ATGGCTAACAAACTGAATCTTAACTGGCCTGAATTTCTAGAAAAATACTGGCAGAAAAAACCCGTTGTATTGAAAAATGCATTTCCTGGTTTTGTCGACCCTATCACTCCAGATGAACTGGCCGGTTTGGCGATGGAACCGGAAGTTGACAGTCGCCTAGTCAGCTTCATTGATGACAAATGGGAAGCGAGCCACGGTCCGTTTGAAGACTATAGCGAATTAGGCGAAAAAGGATGGTCACTGCTAGTACAAGCCGTCAACCATTGGCATATGCCTGCCGCTGAACTGGTAAAACCGTTCCGCGTGCTGCCTGAATGGCGTCTTGATGACTTGATGATCTCCTATTCAGTGCCTGGTGGTGGTGTTGGGCCACATATTGATAACTATGATGTTTTTATCATCCAAGGAATGGGACGCCGCCGCTGGCGAGTGGGTGACGCCCTTTCCATGCGTCAGTTTTGCGCACATCCGGCATTATTACATGTTGACCCATTTGAGCCGATTATTGATGTAGAAATGGCAGCGGGCGATATTCTGTATATTCCGCCGGGATTCCCTCACGACGGCTTCACCTTCGAAGATACCATGAACTATTCTGTCGGCTTCCGTGGTCCTACTGGGCGCGATTTGCTGAGCAGTTTTGCTGACTATGCACTGGAACAGGATTTGGGTGGAATAAACTATGGCGATCCTGACCTGAAAGTCAGTAAAAATGCGGGAACCATGGAGCCTCATGAGGTTGAACGCTTACGCGCTATGATGATTGAAATGATCAATAAGCCCGGTGATTTTGAACAGTGGTTAGGTCGTTTTGCAACCACTCCACGCCATGAGTTGGATATTGCCCCTGCTGAACCGCCATATCAGCCGGAAGAAGTACTGAGTGCTTTGAATGCAGGTGAAAAATTGATACGACTAAGCGGGCTACGAGTCATGCGCATCGGCGATCATTTCTTTGTTAATTCAGATGGTTGGAATACCACAGAAATAAAAGGTGCGGACGCATTGTGCCAGCTTACGGAAATTGGAATAAATGAACTCGATGAAGCACTGGATAACCCAATTTTTGTCGCTGAGTTGACCGAATTTATCAATCAGGGATATTGGTATTTCGAAGAATAA
- a CDS encoding DUF1283 family protein yields the protein MSTSQKFIKNGLAAICFCLPLMWVNAAQAANTSCAAGSTCVSVGNGSNDPLNKEQARQDKEQWDETKMLRSKVNRRTEKEFDKIDAAFDAKDKCEKSLNLNAYWEPNTQRCLDVNSGRPIINP from the coding sequence ATGAGCACGTCACAAAAATTTATCAAAAATGGTCTGGCTGCAATCTGCTTCTGCCTCCCTTTGATGTGGGTTAATGCGGCGCAAGCAGCTAATACATCATGCGCTGCGGGTAGCACTTGTGTTTCTGTCGGCAATGGTAGTAATGATCCGTTGAATAAGGAACAGGCGCGACAAGATAAAGAACAGTGGGATGAGACTAAAATGCTGCGTTCTAAAGTTAACCGTCGCACTGAAAAAGAGTTTGATAAAATTGACGCCGCATTTGATGCTAAAGATAAATGTGAGAAAAGTTTGAATCTTAATGCGTATTGGGAGCCAAATACTCAACGTTGTCTTGATGTTAACTCAGGTCGTCCAATTATCAATCCATAG
- a CDS encoding sulfite exporter TauE/SafE family protein: MALILLIFFLAGFVKGVIGLGLPTLSMGLLTTVMEPAVAASILIIPSFVTNIWQLMIGGKFLNLIRRFYLFIIAIFIGTVYSPLPKLSSASEWVFPALGLILIIYGLVAMFLPKSSTSGKNERWLSPLIGYITGVITAATGVFVIPAVPYLQSLNLNKNELIQTLGLAFTASTIALAILLIRENNSETIDYYTSSIVLIPAIIGMYVGQYCRNLISEKIFRRCFFLGLIALGIYMLFK, encoded by the coding sequence ATGGCATTAATTTTATTGATCTTCTTTTTAGCAGGATTTGTTAAAGGAGTCATTGGGCTAGGCTTGCCAACATTATCTATGGGTTTGTTAACAACGGTCATGGAACCTGCTGTTGCAGCAAGCATTCTAATTATTCCATCTTTCGTCACTAATATATGGCAGCTTATGATCGGTGGTAAGTTTTTAAACTTAATTCGACGATTTTACTTATTTATTATCGCTATTTTTATTGGCACTGTTTATAGCCCATTACCAAAATTGAGCTCAGCATCAGAGTGGGTATTTCCTGCATTAGGTCTGATATTAATCATCTATGGCTTAGTGGCCATGTTCCTCCCTAAATCGTCAACATCGGGTAAAAATGAACGATGGTTATCCCCACTGATTGGCTATATTACTGGCGTTATTACCGCAGCCACGGGGGTTTTTGTGATCCCTGCCGTTCCTTACTTACAATCGCTAAATCTTAATAAAAATGAATTAATACAAACTTTAGGACTCGCGTTTACCGCGTCAACAATTGCGTTGGCCATATTATTAATCAGAGAGAATAATAGTGAAACTATAGATTATTACACATCGTCAATTGTACTTATTCCGGCGATTATTGGCATGTATGTGGGGCAATATTGTAGAAATTTGATCAGTGAAAAAATATTCAGGCGTTGTTTCTTCTTAGGATTGATCGCTTTAGGCATTTACATGTTATTCAAGTAA
- a CDS encoding tautomerase family protein gives MPYINIKVTDEGVTNDQKKRLIEGATTLLNQVLGKPKSSVFVVIDEVKTDNWGVGGEIVTDLRKNENSR, from the coding sequence ATGCCCTATATCAATATCAAAGTGACAGATGAAGGTGTCACCAACGATCAAAAAAAACGCTTAATTGAAGGTGCGACCACCCTGCTCAATCAGGTACTTGGAAAACCGAAGTCGTCTGTTTTTGTCGTAATTGATGAAGTCAAAACCGACAACTGGGGAGTTGGCGGGGAGATCGTAACCGATCTTAGAAAAAACGAAAATTCACGATAA
- a CDS encoding LysR family transcriptional regulator translates to MQRYFDDMQMGSIELFCLTVETGSFTAAANAAGVTPAAVSRSVGRLEKRLQARLFVRTTRSMRTTDTGQQYYLDCRNALNQLIEAESKISGEHQIPVGILRISVPTLYAHYRLLPRLNQFCSRYPQLKINLEVSNENIDFSEDNYDVAIRGSELHDSGLIARRLEDAELIIVAAPSYLQQHSTPHALSDLMHHECIQYSLPSSGRKIPWTFRSQGNVVKIETTGRLLCQQDFLATLTLVKNGAGLMQVYRFTVEQELQRGELVEVLQEYAGTTRPFILIYPYARYIPLKTKKFIEFMTSNGK, encoded by the coding sequence ATGCAACGCTATTTTGATGATATGCAAATGGGCAGTATCGAATTATTCTGTCTTACCGTAGAAACCGGTAGTTTTACAGCGGCGGCTAATGCAGCTGGCGTTACTCCAGCTGCAGTCAGTCGTTCTGTTGGCCGACTTGAAAAAAGATTGCAAGCCCGATTATTTGTTAGAACGACACGCAGTATGCGAACAACCGACACGGGGCAGCAATATTACTTGGATTGTAGAAATGCGTTAAATCAACTCATTGAGGCCGAAAGCAAAATCTCTGGGGAACATCAGATACCAGTTGGGATACTCCGTATTAGTGTTCCAACACTCTATGCGCATTACCGATTACTCCCTCGATTAAATCAGTTCTGTTCTCGGTATCCGCAATTGAAAATAAATCTGGAAGTCAGCAATGAAAATATTGATTTTTCAGAGGATAACTATGATGTTGCTATCAGAGGAAGCGAGTTACATGATTCAGGATTAATTGCCCGTCGCCTTGAGGATGCTGAACTCATCATTGTGGCTGCACCTTCATATTTGCAGCAGCATTCCACACCTCATGCTCTTTCTGACCTTATGCATCATGAATGTATTCAATATTCCTTACCCAGTAGTGGTAGAAAAATACCGTGGACATTTCGTTCACAAGGGAATGTTGTAAAAATAGAGACGACAGGGCGTTTGTTATGCCAGCAGGATTTTTTGGCCACGCTGACATTAGTGAAAAATGGGGCTGGTCTTATGCAGGTATATCGATTTACTGTCGAGCAAGAATTACAACGCGGTGAGCTAGTAGAAGTTCTGCAAGAGTATGCGGGAACAACTCGTCCGTTTATCTTAATTTATCCATATGCCCGTTATATTCCGTTGAAAACAAAAAAGTTTATTGAGTTTATGACGAGTAATGGAAAATGA
- the yjjJ gene encoding type II toxin-antitoxin system HipA family toxin YjjJ, which translates to MVDDLDTFRGFNSAPIYRITEEGTLRSLGQLIPVYPDGFVMEQVDGVCLHSDGLPWWLFDIRPQGYLGRAYASAYSTQLGISPNPDRWSDSDIIRALLAHGHDAVGNLLIGEQARNQFLNMQAPTPVDRATVYPTLARAVSSGEAPGSSAGGEQPKFCTYTERGHVIVKFTAQDDNPISERWRDLLQAEHLALKALGVETEVFDFEGQRFLEIPRFDRVGLLGRRGLFSLQALDAEFVGRAREPWPVLVNELVKQKHVHPDAITSTARLWAFGMLIGNTDMHHGNLSFISSHGRPYHLAPAYDILPMGFAPKSGGEIVNTLRPVTLLEGIRGETWREALELAETFFTLANDCQCFSENFALCLQTLRGHIDEASSRISRLADEF; encoded by the coding sequence ATGGTTGATGACTTAGATACGTTTCGAGGGTTTAATTCTGCTCCTATTTATCGCATCACAGAAGAGGGTACATTACGATCTCTAGGTCAGTTAATTCCGGTTTATCCAGATGGATTCGTTATGGAGCAAGTTGACGGAGTATGCCTTCATAGTGATGGTTTACCATGGTGGCTATTTGATATACGCCCACAAGGATACCTTGGTCGAGCTTATGCATCCGCCTATTCAACGCAACTTGGAATATCACCAAATCCAGATCGCTGGTCAGACTCCGATATTATAAGAGCCTTGCTCGCTCACGGGCATGATGCAGTAGGAAACTTATTAATTGGGGAGCAGGCAAGAAACCAATTTCTGAACATGCAGGCACCGACTCCTGTTGATCGAGCTACTGTGTATCCAACATTAGCGCGAGCGGTTAGCTCGGGAGAGGCTCCAGGATCATCCGCAGGCGGTGAGCAACCTAAGTTTTGTACCTACACTGAACGAGGTCATGTCATTGTAAAATTTACGGCGCAAGATGATAACCCAATCAGTGAACGTTGGCGTGATTTGTTACAAGCGGAGCACCTTGCTTTAAAGGCACTAGGAGTAGAAACAGAGGTATTTGATTTTGAAGGACAACGCTTCCTTGAAATTCCTCGATTCGATCGTGTTGGTTTACTCGGTCGTCGAGGGCTTTTTTCTTTACAAGCTCTGGATGCAGAATTTGTAGGGCGGGCAAGGGAGCCTTGGCCTGTATTGGTCAATGAATTAGTGAAGCAAAAACATGTACATCCCGATGCTATTACCAGTACAGCACGGCTTTGGGCATTTGGTATGCTCATCGGCAATACCGATATGCATCATGGTAATTTATCGTTTATTAGTAGTCATGGCCGCCCATACCATCTTGCACCAGCTTACGATATCTTACCGATGGGATTTGCGCCTAAGTCGGGTGGTGAAATCGTTAATACTCTTAGGCCAGTTACATTACTTGAAGGGATCCGTGGAGAAACTTGGCGGGAAGCGTTGGAATTAGCTGAGACGTTTTTTACTTTAGCCAATGATTGCCAATGTTTTTCTGAAAACTTTGCTTTATGCTTACAAACGTTACGCGGTCACATCGATGAGGCCAGTTCCCGGATATCGCGCCTTGCTGATGAGTTTTGA
- a CDS encoding DUF4139 domain-containing protein: MFVTRKFTKGILFVSALASWQAFAESAPLLHPLKLNQATIFLRGAELTNSATVNLPQGESKLVFTNVANHLDQKSLSISLDNEDVLIRSIDVQTIAVEPVYTGEVANLKTQIDAITKQISELNIKIKVGDDQLALLKDQRFFGETTTLSLEQSASKLEFIRKQMSAILSENLAYQQQIDELTEKQALLQTKFEGILPDNIGEQTQIVLTVDAPKNLSTNMQISYVTPDAGWSPSYDIRAKDIDKPVSITYKADVIQNTGMDWDKVKLTLSSANPTRNITPPFLTPWLLSVYDQYNQGYMSGKMSATMDMEVAAPAPVAELSAVKKRSPGMANYVSTNTNGVNLSYNIDLPFSLASTPKAKSITIKQADVNAKYRYTSTPKMAEEVYLQAQIDDWDTLNLLNGPANIYFMNSYVGDFYVNSGQLTETLDIPFGVDDNIQISRVNNAGMRKKPTFMGSSVEQKESFLIKVRNTRKNDIKLSVYDQLPTSRDADIKVLNPEFKGGKLDETENKIEWDLTLKPQETVELPLSYTLKYPKNKQINGL, from the coding sequence ATGTTTGTCACTCGCAAATTCACCAAAGGAATTTTATTTGTATCGGCGTTAGCGTCATGGCAAGCATTTGCTGAATCAGCGCCGCTTTTGCACCCTCTTAAACTCAATCAAGCCACGATTTTTTTACGCGGTGCCGAGTTAACGAATAGCGCCACTGTTAATTTACCGCAAGGCGAAAGTAAACTGGTTTTTACCAATGTTGCTAACCACCTTGATCAAAAAAGCCTTTCTATTAGCTTAGATAATGAAGATGTTTTGATTCGCTCAATTGATGTGCAAACCATTGCAGTGGAACCTGTCTACACAGGTGAAGTGGCAAATTTAAAAACGCAAATAGACGCGATAACTAAGCAAATTTCAGAACTTAATATCAAAATAAAAGTGGGTGATGACCAACTTGCTTTACTGAAAGACCAGCGCTTTTTTGGTGAAACGACGACATTATCCCTTGAGCAGTCCGCATCCAAATTGGAATTTATTCGCAAGCAAATGTCTGCGATATTGAGTGAAAACTTAGCGTATCAGCAGCAGATTGATGAATTGACAGAGAAACAAGCATTATTGCAGACAAAATTTGAAGGCATTCTTCCCGATAATATTGGTGAACAGACGCAAATTGTGTTGACGGTTGATGCTCCCAAAAATTTGAGTACTAACATGCAAATCTCGTATGTCACTCCCGATGCCGGTTGGTCTCCAAGTTATGATATTCGCGCTAAAGATATTGATAAACCAGTCAGTATTACCTACAAAGCTGATGTTATTCAAAATACCGGCATGGACTGGGACAAAGTTAAACTTACCCTTTCCTCTGCCAATCCAACGCGTAATATCACCCCGCCATTTTTAACGCCATGGTTATTGTCTGTTTATGACCAATATAATCAAGGCTATATGAGCGGAAAAATGTCCGCAACCATGGATATGGAGGTAGCAGCACCTGCGCCAGTAGCGGAACTCTCAGCAGTAAAAAAACGCAGCCCTGGAATGGCAAACTATGTGTCGACCAATACCAATGGCGTGAATCTCAGTTATAACATCGACTTGCCTTTTAGCTTAGCCTCTACCCCTAAAGCAAAATCCATTACCATTAAGCAAGCGGATGTTAATGCTAAATATCGTTATACATCAACGCCAAAAATGGCTGAAGAAGTCTATTTGCAAGCACAAATTGATGACTGGGATACACTGAACTTACTGAATGGTCCTGCAAATATTTACTTTATGAACAGCTATGTGGGTGATTTTTATGTGAATTCAGGGCAATTAACTGAGACTCTCGATATTCCATTCGGGGTGGATGATAACATTCAAATTTCTCGTGTGAATAATGCAGGTATGCGTAAAAAACCGACCTTTATGGGCTCCTCGGTTGAGCAAAAAGAAAGCTTCTTAATTAAAGTACGTAATACGCGGAAAAATGACATTAAACTGTCTGTTTATGACCAACTCCCGACGAGCCGAGATGCCGATATTAAAGTGCTCAACCCTGAATTTAAAGGCGGAAAATTAGATGAAACAGAGAATAAAATTGAATGGGATTTAACGCTTAAACCTCAAGAGACCGTCGAGTTACCGCTAAGTTATACGCTGAAATACCCTAAAAATAAGCAAATTAATGGATTATAA